Genomic DNA from Nitrosarchaeum koreense MY1:
GGGGAAATTGCAGATAGCTGTTTTTTGATATCAACTTTAGTCTTCATTTCTTCAAGGAATCTTGTCTTTCCTTCTGCCCAATTTCTTGCTGCTCCTCCTGCGCCATGAATTACATGCTGATCACGTAAAGCAAAAAGGTCAGGATATGATTGTAAAATTAGATTAGCAGCTCTTGGATCAAGATCAACAAGCAGTGCCCTTGGAATAAGTGGAATATCACCATCACCGTATGATGGGGAAAATCTCAAAATTGTGCTTCCGTATCTTTTTAAAACTCGCGATTCATCTTTTGAATTCAATGTTGGCTTTAGAGGGTCTGCTCCAACATCTAACAGTAACCTTCGATATGATTCAGCCCCAAGTCCTATTCCACAATGACCAAAACAGATCATAAGAACAGGTGCTGGTGGAAGAGGTGCTAATTTAGACATGATTACTTGACCTAAAATGCTATTACGCTGCTCATTAATAAGAGAGTAGAACAAATTATACCAACCATATCGTGTTTAGATACTTTTTTACTTAAAAATTGTTTAAAAATATTGGTTTTTTAATTGTCTATTGAAGACCGATAGAGTTTGAAGATGAAATCCCAGTTGGAATTGATGGGAATTTATCACCAACACGAGTTCCAGCAACGGCAGCTGCTTCTTTAAGGATATTTTCAGTTTCTTCGTTTGATGCACCATCAAATTCAAAGCTTCCTTCAAATGAACCAGAGATGGATTCATTGAGAATACCAAACAACGATTCAAATTCACGGCTTACCTCTGGCATGATTTTTCCCAAAGCTGGCTTTAATGCATTCATGGTTGCCATAACGGGGCCTAATGATGCCATTGCATCACCTAAATCAGATACGGTAGATAATCGTAGATTAACTTGTTCTAAGGAGATCTTCATAGTGGTTAGAATTTTTTTGTTCTTTCTTATTTCCACTAATTCATTTGCAAGAACTCTGCCAGTGGAAATATCATGGTTCTTTTTTGCCATTACAATTCTGTTAAATAATTTTGTATCTTTTTCATCTAATGTTTTTACTTTATAATCAAGAGTAGATACAGTTTTGTTTAATTGTACGAGAGAGTTTTGAATTCTTGGTTTAATTGGTGCTTCTTTTTTTAGACCACGAATATGGTCTGAAATTCCTTTTGATTGAGGATTATTCCAATTTGTCATGAAATTCTATTTTATATGATTAAACAAGATCATAATCAAATGAGTTGAAGATATTATACAAACTAGATAGTTTTGTGGAATGAGAGCTATTCAGACAGTCAAAATTTAACGAATTGTATGAATCAATATATTGAACAAATAGGCATGATTTGTGTGAGTAAATCTTTTGAGAGGCCAAATTGGGATGAATATTTTATGCTTCAAGCAGAATTGGCAAAACTTCGTTCAAATTGTATGACTAGACAAGTAGGTGCAGTAATTGTTCGTAAAAATAGACAGTTAGCAACAGGGTATAACGGAACACCTCCAGGAATTAAAAATTGCTTTGATGGAGGATGCAAACGTTGTCAACTAAGAATGGAGGGAAAGATAGAATCAGGAGCATCGTTGGACAGGTGCCTTTGTAATCATGCAGAGGCAAATGCAATAATGCACTGTGCAATATTAGGAATTGAAGCTGGCATAGCAGGAGCTATTCTATACACAACATTTGTCCCATGTTTAGAGTGTACAAAGATGGCAATAACAATTGGAATTAAAAAATTTGTATGTCTTGATTCGTATCCAGAAACTGATTTTGAATTATTAAAAGAAGCGGGAGTTGAAGTGATTCAATTAGATAAAAGTAGAATCACTAAGTGGGCAAAGGAGCTAGTAAGCAAATACGAAAATTCTAAGTGATCATATGCAAGTGGACATTAAAGAAACTGAAAAGATAACAACAATGCCACCATCAATGTTAGTATCTGCAACATATGACAACATAACTAGATCAGCGGTTTTAAAATTCTATGAACCTACATCACAAAAATTAATTTTATGGAATGATGAAACAGGACACAAACCATATTGTTATTCAAGATTAACTCCAGATGAGCTTGACTTTTTACAAGAGAGAGATGACATTTTAGAGATTAAATCAGAGAGAAGACATGATTTAATGAAAGATGAAGAAGTAATTCTTTCAAAAATAATAGTAGCTGACCCACTAACAATAGGAGGAACTGCAGGAGACAAAAGTATCAGAAACATAATTGAAACATGGGAGTCAGATATCAAATATTATGAAAATTATCTGTATGATAGATCATTAATTGTTGGAAAGTATTATGAAATAATTGATGGAAAAATAAAACCACATGATTTAGAAATATCAGACGAAGTCAAGCTTGCTCTGAAAAGTTTGTTGTGGGATAAAGTAGATAGCGAGAATATGGTGGACCCAAAAGAATTCAAGGAGTTAATTTCCGATTGGGCAGATTTGCTGAATCAACCAATCCCCAGAATCAAAAGATTAAGCGTAGATATCGAAGTTGAGGCTGAAATTGGAAGAATTCCAGACCCAAAAATCGCAGAAAAAAAAGTTACTGCTGTGGGTCTAAAAGGAACAGACGGGTTTGATAAAATTTTTGTATTAAGAACTGAGGGGACTGAAGAAGGCGTAAACGAGCTCGATAAAAATATCAAAATTGTATTTTATGAACCAGACAAAGAAAAAGAGATGATTTTAGATGCTTTTAAGATAATTGAAGAGTTTCCTTTTGTACTAACATACAACGGAGATGATTTTGATTTACCATATTTGTTTAACAGAGCAGAAAGACTTGGAATTAAAAAAGAGGATAACCCATTATACATGATGAAAGATTCTGCAACATTAAAACACGGAGTTCATCTTGATTTGTATAGAACTTTATCAAACAGATCATTTCAGATTTACGCTTTTAGTCAAAAGTATACAGACTTTTCATTGAACAGCGTATCAAAAGCACTCTTAAACAAAGAAAAAATTGATTATGGATTAGATTTTGATCAACTTACACTCTATCAAACTGCAAATTATTGTTACAATGACGCATTACTAACATATGAGCTATCAAGTTTCAACAAAGATCTTTTGATGGACTTGCTTGTAATCATAGCAAGAATTGGCAGAATGCCTATAGATGATATTGCTCGAATGGGTGTATCGCAATGGATTCGAAGTTTACTGTATTATGAACACAGACAAAGAAATGCGCTAATTCCAAAAAGAGATGAATTAGAAAGAAGATCAGAAGGAGTAGCATCAGATGCAGTAATCAAAGATAAAAAATATCGCGGAGGCCTAGTAATTGATCCAAAAGAAGGAATTCATTTTGAGGTAGTAGTAATGGATTTTGCAAGTCTATATCCAAGTATAATCAAAGTGAGAAACATATCATATGAAACTGTAAGGTGTTCACATAGCGAATGTAAAAAAAATACTATTCCTCAAACTAACCATTGGGCATGTACCAAAAGAAATGGGCTAACAGCGATTATCATTGGATCATTACGAGATTTAAGAGTAAATTACTACAAGAGTCTCTCAAAAAAGGAGACACTTACAGATGAACAAAGACAGCAGTACACAGTAGTCAGTCAAGCACTCAAAGTTATCTTAAACGCAAGCTATGGGGTGATGGGTGCGGAGATATTTCCACTATATTTTCTCCCTGCAGCAGAAGCAACAACTGCAATTGGAAGATTCACCATTTTAGAAACAATCAAAAAATGCGAGGAGATTGGAATCGAGGTACTATACGGCGATACAGATTCATTATTTATCAAAAAACCTACAGATGAACAAATTCACAAAGTAATAGAACAGGCAAAAAAGGATCATGGGGTTGATCTAGAGATAGATAAAGTGTATAGATACTGCGTACTGAGTAACAGAAAGAAAAATTATCTTGGTGTAACTAAATCAGGAACAGTAGATGTCAAAGGACTTACTGGGAAAAAATCACATACACCGCCATTTATCAGAAAATTATTTTATGAGTTACTAGATGTGTTATCAACTGTTCAAACAATAGAAGACTTTGAAAAAGCAAAACTAGCTATCGCAAACAAGATTGCAACATGTGCAAAAAAAGTGGAGTCAAAAGAGATTCCACTCCAAGACTTGACATTTAATGTAATGATTAGTAAGGCACCATCTGAGTATACCAAGACAGTTCCACAGCACATCCGGGCTGCCAAATTGCTTGAATCAATCAGAGAGGTAAAAAAAGGAGATAAAATATCATATGTTAAAATCATAAACAAACCAGGAGTCAAACCAGTGGAGCTAGCTAAAAAAGAAGAGATAGATTCAAAGAAATACATGGAATTTATGGAATCCACATTGGATCAAATTACATCTTCAATGGATTTGGATTTTTCAACTATGTTAGGAAAACCGAAACAAACAGGATTAGATGAGTTTTTCTGGAATTAGTGATGGATAATGGAAATTGATGGTACTTTACTTACCATATTGGGAATCGCTGCAGGAATACTGATTTTATCTGGTTGGGTAGACCAAATCATCAAAGGTTACAAAACTAAGAGCCTCAAAGACATTTCAAAATATTTGATGTTATTTATCTCAGGTGGCTCAATTTTGTGGCTAATTTATGGAATGGTTGTTTCAGACATATTTATCATTGGGACAAACATCGCAGCAATCTTTCTTATGATGACAGTATTATTTATGAAAAAAAGATATGAAAAAGCTACAAATGCAAACTAATAAAATAACAAGTATTGGAAAAAAATTAAAAATAATTATATTCAATACACAAATTAGTCTCAAAAATTCTTACAATAGATTATAAAATAACATCGACCACATCTAAGAGTGTTCATAATTAACTGTAAAAACTATGAAGAGATTTCAGGAGATAAAATACTAAAGTTTGTTAAAATTGTAGAAAAAGTTTCAAAAAAATACAAGGTAAAAATAGCAATTGCACCTCCTCAGCACCTAATTGGCCTAGTATCAAATAGCAAAATTCCAATTTTTGCTCAACACGTAGACAATTCTAAAGTTGGTAGTACTACAGGATATGTGATTCCTGAACTATTAAAAAAATCAAAAGTAACGGGATCACTGATCAACCACAGTGAACATAGAATTTCAAGTGAAGATATCTCAAAACTTGTCATGAAGCTACGTGAATTAAAAATGATATCAGTAGTTTGTGTAAAAGATGTTGTAGAAGCAAAAAAATACTCAAAACTTAATCCAGACTATATTGCAATTGAACCACCAGAACTAATTGGTTCAGGAAAAGCAGTATCAAATGAAAAACCAGAGATAATTATCAAAGCTGCTGATGCAGTAAATAGTGCAAATAACAATACAAAGATACTTTGTGGCGCAGGTATTGTATCAGGCCAAGATGTTTCAAAAGCATTAGAATTAGGCTCTGAAGGAATTTTAGTAGCAAGTGGGATAATCAAAGCAAAAAACTGGAAAAAAATAATTGAAGAGTTTTCAAAAGCAATGAATAACTAAGAATTAACTATTAGATAGACATATAGAGTTTTTACAAATAATACTTTTTTCTAATTAGATCTAAATGATCCAACTTAATTTCTTCTTCGATTTCAAATAATATTTTTCCATGACTTTGAATCTCATAAACTCGATAAAAAATTTTCCCATTCTTATCAAAATTTGCAGAGATTACTTTTTTGTCATTTAAAATAGAATATCTATTAAGAATTGTTCCTACAAGACTTCGTTTCTGAAGCAATTCATTAACAACTAAATTAGGCAGTTGATTTCTATCAAATTTTATTATTGCTCGGATTATTGGCAATCCATCCGTAGATACAACAATTTTTCTTTCAAATTTTGTACCAGGTTTTGGAGTATTTTGTTCGATTAAATCTATACATATTTTACAATTTAGATTCTCACCTAGTACTGTAACTACTTGCCCCAATGGGGCATCAAGAATTTTTTTCATGAGTATATCATTTTCATCGAATTTTGAAATAGACATTCTAATGCCTCAAATATCTCAATGTGTGGACAGTAAATTTTACAACTGATTCGGTAGCAACTAACATAATCATCATAATGATATTATTTTAGATAAATATAAGGGATATATTGATATTTCTTTAGATTCATTAAGACATTAAGCATAATCTTAAATATTTATTCATATTATATGAAATATGGAATTTGATGAAACCGATACAAAAATTATCAAGAACCTACTTGTTGATGCGAGATTATCAGCTAGACAGCTTGCACATAAAATTGGATTATCAACTGTCACAGTGCTTAGTAGAATTAAGAAACTTGAGCAAAAAAAAATAATCACAGGTTATACTGCACGATTGGATCATCAAATACTGGGGTATGACCTAACAGCAATAATAGAAGTTAAAACGACTAAGGGTAAAATGTTAGAGATAGAAAGCAAAATTGCAGAAAATGAGAATGTATGTGCAGTATATGATGTAACAGGTCCAGCAGATATTTTAGTGATAAGCAAGTTCAAAAACAGAAATGAGTTAAGCAAATTTGTTAAAAGTCTATCAACCATAGCAAATGTTGAAAATACAGAAACTCATATCGTATTAAACAGTGTTAAAGAAGATTTTCGATTATCATAAGATGTAAATAATTTTAATTTAACATGGAATCCTCAATAAATTTTAAGAGTAGATTATGGGTATTTTAAATTCAAGATATTGAATGAAAAATTATGAATAAATTAATTACTACAAACCATAGAATAAGAAATACGATATCTTTATTGTGATAGTTAGTGCGATAGATACACTTGTATTATTTTCAAAATAATTATCTGAATATGACGATAAACTTTATCTAATTTTAAAATGTAAGTCAATCTTTTGTCACTAATGATAAATCATTTCATAAAGGATCATGTATAATGCAAAATTTAAGTTATTTAATAATGAGTTAATTAATTCACATTTATTTTTTACATATTGATAATAGTCAAAGCATTAAATGAATTACATTTTCCAAATTAGTTCCAAAAGTTTTAGCGAATAATAGTATATTCGCGTAAGTGTCTAAATAGAACTGTAACTACCGGGGACAGATTATAGTGTAAAGATTTATCAGTATTGTTTCAAATTCTCTATCTAGATTATCTTTGTAGATATCGTGATAGATTCCAAACATGATATCAAGTAAATGCCATTACTTCGTTTTTATCCATTTTTTCTTTTAGTTTTTCTTTATCTCGTTCTTTTTTGTCTTTCATGTAAAATATTGATTTAATTGGAATTTATTATCTATTGTATAAAATATTAACAAATATACAAATAATATTGATATAAATAAACAATTTTAAAGAATTTTAAATATTAATTATAATATTATAGATTCATAACTAGAGCGTGTATGAGATTTTAAAATGTGAATGTCATTCAGGTTCAAAAAGTTACGAAGATAATGACAGAATGCAGAATTGTATTTCATGTAATGGATGGATTGATGTGTAGAAATGAACTCAAAAGCAGTTCTAGAAAAAAGAGAGCAATACACGAATTGTAGTAAATGCCACTTACCATTACCACATTGTCATTGCGTGTGTCCATATTGTGGAAATCGTGATGAATGTGAATGCGCTTTATTTGACACAGTAACAGGAGGTTAGAATTTGAATATCTACAACTCTAAAACAATTAGATGTGTTACATGCGACAAAGCAATCGGAGAGGTTGATTTTGATGCTGAAATCATTCGTCCAAAATGTGGGCAGGGTTCAAATCCAACTCCAGACACCAAAGATAAAATGCCATATTTGATTTATCACTAGAATTATTTAGTAAAACCCTGATTCCCAACTACATTTAGAGTAATTGTGGATTTTATGTTTGAAATTTTTCGTATTTTTTTGCTAATGATGTTAGAAATCTCGTTATAAGTAGGAGCAGCTAGTTTGCAAATTATTTCAAAAGAACCAATTAGATTGTCAGCTTCCAGTATTTCAGGTATTTTTTCTAATTCCTGTAAAATTGATGATTCGTGTGATCTGCTACAGTGAATAATTACGAAAGCTTGCGCCATGTATTTATCTAAAATTTCTTTTTCACTTTTTGTTACTTTTTTAAAACTTAATTTTTCATTTACCAATAAGGTTAACGTGGAAGAAATTTTTTTGATTTTTCTGATTCCGTGTGAAATGTCATTTTGAATTTTTTGCTCGTCACTTGATTCAAGTTTTGTTAAAATATCATAAGAACCAAAAGTTCCATGTGCCTCTTTTACACTCTCAATATGATTCAGATAGGATAAAATGGAATCTTCAGTTCCAGATTCGTTAGATAGCAAGACATACGCTTTAGACATATTCTAGTTTTGTCCCTCAATTCCTACAAGGGTAAGTGTTGATCGTATGTGTTCCATTTTTCTAATACTCCAAATAATCATTTCACGCAATTTCTCTTTTTCAGTATGTTCCATTTTTGCAAGAATATCATAAGCCCCAAAAGTACCTTGAACTTCTTTGACAGAATCTATATGTTTTAGATTTTCAATGACAGACTCTTCTTGCCCAAGATCACAATTAATCAAAACATAAGCCACTGCCATAACGGTATATCTAATCATAATTATTATTTAAGATAAAATATCACTTCATGAAAATTTGTATCAATTACAAGTAATTTTCAAACAAATTTAATTTAAAATTTATTTAAGATTACCTTTCATAAATTCAGCACCAGCTTTTTGAATCTCCTCAAGTGACATTTCTTTTTTTCTGGTAGCAACAGTCCATCTATGACCAAATGGATCGACCAACATCCCAATTCTGTCTCCCCAAAATCCATCCATAAGAGGCAACATAGATTGAGCACCCACTGAAACAGCTTTACTAAAAACAGAATCAGCATCATCCACATACAAGTAAATTGCTCCGCTAGGCCCACCCGTAGATTTGGGTGACAGACATCCCATTTCAGGCATTTCGTCACAAAGCATAATGGCAGAATCACCAATTCT
This window encodes:
- a CDS encoding SemiSWEET family sugar transporter; its protein translation is MEIDGTLLTILGIAAGILILSGWVDQIIKGYKTKSLKDISKYLMLFISGGSILWLIYGMVVSDIFIIGTNIAAIFLMMTVLFMKKRYEKATNAN
- a CDS encoding Snf7 family protein, which translates into the protein MTNWNNPQSKGISDHIRGLKKEAPIKPRIQNSLVQLNKTVSTLDYKVKTLDEKDTKLFNRIVMAKKNHDISTGRVLANELVEIRKNKKILTTMKISLEQVNLRLSTVSDLGDAMASLGPVMATMNALKPALGKIMPEVSREFESLFGILNESISGSFEGSFEFDGASNEETENILKEAAAVAGTRVGDKFPSIPTGISSSNSIGLQ
- a CDS encoding DNA-directed DNA polymerase I, producing the protein MQVDIKETEKITTMPPSMLVSATYDNITRSAVLKFYEPTSQKLILWNDETGHKPYCYSRLTPDELDFLQERDDILEIKSERRHDLMKDEEVILSKIIVADPLTIGGTAGDKSIRNIIETWESDIKYYENYLYDRSLIVGKYYEIIDGKIKPHDLEISDEVKLALKSLLWDKVDSENMVDPKEFKELISDWADLLNQPIPRIKRLSVDIEVEAEIGRIPDPKIAEKKVTAVGLKGTDGFDKIFVLRTEGTEEGVNELDKNIKIVFYEPDKEKEMILDAFKIIEEFPFVLTYNGDDFDLPYLFNRAERLGIKKEDNPLYMMKDSATLKHGVHLDLYRTLSNRSFQIYAFSQKYTDFSLNSVSKALLNKEKIDYGLDFDQLTLYQTANYCYNDALLTYELSSFNKDLLMDLLVIIARIGRMPIDDIARMGVSQWIRSLLYYEHRQRNALIPKRDELERRSEGVASDAVIKDKKYRGGLVIDPKEGIHFEVVVMDFASLYPSIIKVRNISYETVRCSHSECKKNTIPQTNHWACTKRNGLTAIIIGSLRDLRVNYYKSLSKKETLTDEQRQQYTVVSQALKVILNASYGVMGAEIFPLYFLPAAEATTAIGRFTILETIKKCEEIGIEVLYGDTDSLFIKKPTDEQIHKVIEQAKKDHGVDLEIDKVYRYCVLSNRKKNYLGVTKSGTVDVKGLTGKKSHTPPFIRKLFYELLDVLSTVQTIEDFEKAKLAIANKIATCAKKVESKEIPLQDLTFNVMISKAPSEYTKTVPQHIRAAKLLESIREVKKGDKISYVKIINKPGVKPVELAKKEEIDSKKYMEFMESTLDQITSSMDLDFSTMLGKPKQTGLDEFFWN
- a CDS encoding deoxycytidylate deaminase — its product is MICVSKSFERPNWDEYFMLQAELAKLRSNCMTRQVGAVIVRKNRQLATGYNGTPPGIKNCFDGGCKRCQLRMEGKIESGASLDRCLCNHAEANAIMHCAILGIEAGIAGAILYTTFVPCLECTKMAITIGIKKFVCLDSYPETDFELLKEAGVEVIQLDKSRITKWAKELVSKYENSK
- a CDS encoding Lrp/AsnC ligand binding domain-containing protein; translated protein: MAVAYVLINCDLGQEESVIENLKHIDSVKEVQGTFGAYDILAKMEHTEKEKLREMIIWSIRKMEHIRSTLTLVGIEGQN
- a CDS encoding Lrp/AsnC family transcriptional regulator — translated: MEFDETDTKIIKNLLVDARLSARQLAHKIGLSTVTVLSRIKKLEQKKIITGYTARLDHQILGYDLTAIIEVKTTKGKMLEIESKIAENENVCAVYDVTGPADILVISKFKNRNELSKFVKSLSTIANVENTETHIVLNSVKEDFRLS
- a CDS encoding Lrp/AsnC ligand binding domain-containing protein, coding for MSKAYVLLSNESGTEDSILSYLNHIESVKEAHGTFGSYDILTKLESSDEQKIQNDISHGIRKIKKISSTLTLLVNEKLSFKKVTKSEKEILDKYMAQAFVIIHCSRSHESSILQELEKIPEILEADNLIGSFEIICKLAAPTYNEISNIISKKIRKISNIKSTITLNVVGNQGFTK
- the tpiA gene encoding triose-phosphate isomerase — encoded protein: MFIINCKNYEEISGDKILKFVKIVEKVSKKYKVKIAIAPPQHLIGLVSNSKIPIFAQHVDNSKVGSTTGYVIPELLKKSKVTGSLINHSEHRISSEDISKLVMKLRELKMISVVCVKDVVEAKKYSKLNPDYIAIEPPELIGSGKAVSNEKPEIIIKAADAVNSANNNTKILCGAGIVSGQDVSKALELGSEGILVASGIIKAKNWKKIIEEFSKAMNN
- a CDS encoding VOC family protein produces the protein MVKPIPDGYHSVTPTLTIRGASDAIEFYKKAFDAKEVYRFPGPDGKSLMHAEIRIGDSAIMLCDEMPEMGCLSPKSTGGPSGAIYLYVDDADSVFSKAVSVGAQSMLPLMDGFWGDRIGMLVDPFGHRWTVATRKKEMSLEEIQKAGAEFMKGNLK